In Caldisericota bacterium, the DNA window CACAAATATCAACTGCTGTTATATATTTTTGACTATTATTTAGTGGGAAAATGCAAGCTCTCCCTAAAGGTTCTGGTAACCTTGCAACTAAAATATCTTGTTTTTTAAGGTATGTACATCCTAACTCAACTGACTTTTCTTTTGTTAGATACCGATTTGATCTGTCCTTGAATATCCCATCCCCAATATCTGCTAACTGTATTAGCCTTACTTTACCTTTTGGGTTCTGATCTTTTGATTCAATCCAATCCCCATCTAC includes these proteins:
- a CDS encoding restriction endonuclease subunit S, with the protein product MNLLPNNWTYTKINDLISNEGIFVDGDWIESKDQNPKGKVRLIQLADIGDGIFKDRSNRYLTKEKSVELGCTYLKKQDILVARLPEPLGRACIFPLNNSQKYITAVDIC